The following are encoded together in the Scomber scombrus chromosome 7, fScoSco1.1, whole genome shotgun sequence genome:
- the dek gene encoding protein DEK has translation MSDVAEEAMDSSAVSEEDVEDQQEMSQGDESSPNKSRSKTPGTDKRASGEIIEGKRAKKTVERLDFQAPKQREKLKFGDGSGDKLGDIPRTSIQITKMKPADLKTLHAILFDRPGKMATIKKNLRLFNGFAFDVESEQYTKKREKLLKSSNLTNSKLKVICSVLDLEKKGTHSDLVDRILTFLTSPKNSGKRLPVKKKKKSKKKLSGDDSNTKTKKKSKPKPRSSSSSPKKSKLGSKSKAIVMDLSSDEDDDEEDEKVGASAEAEGSDAEEKRSKKDEEEEEERSDKSEESADDEEEEEEEEEEEEEESDDDDDDDSESKSSRGKSASKKSTSLKRQRTPAKKTAPPKKRAKKEVSDESESDSEAKEKPKKKKTAPAKPAAKTKKADSSSNSKNNTNTAEDSSDDDEPLIKMVKKSPTDEQLKQTVQSLLKEADLEEMTMKQICQKVFDTYPDHDLTSKKDYIKQTVKSLIT, from the exons ATGAGTGACGTGGCGGAGGAAGCGATGGACAGCTCAGCGGTGTCAGAGGAAGACGTGGAGGACCAGCAGGAGATGTCACAGGGAGACGAGTCCAGTCCGAACAAAAGCCGATCCAAAACACCCGGGACAGACAAACGTG CTTCAGGTGAAATCATCGAAGGCAAACGGGCGAAGAAAACCGTCGAGAGGCTCGATTTTCAGGCTCCGAAACAACGAGAGAAGCTCAAGTTTGGAGATG GTAGTGGAGATAAATTAGGAGATATTCCACGCACCAGCATCCAGATCACCAAGATGAAGCCGGCTGATCTGAAAACTCTTCACGCCATCCTGTTCGACAGACCGGGGAAG atgGCCACAATAAAGAAGAACCTGCGTCTGTTTAACGGCTTTGCTTTTGATGTGGAAAGCGAACAGTACACCAAAAAACGAGAGAAACTTCTCAA GAGCTCAAACTTGACCAACTCCAAACTGAAAGTGATCTGCAGTGTTTTGGATCTGGAGAAGAAAGGAACTCACTCAGATCTGGTCGACAGGATCCTGACGTTCCTCACATCGCCCAAAAACAGCGGCAAG CGTCTGccggtgaagaagaagaagaaatcaaagaaaaaactcTCCGGCGACGACTCGAACACCAAAACCAAGAAGAAGAGCAAACCCAAACCCAGGAGCTCGTCGTCCAGCCCCAAAAAATCCAAACTGGGAAGCAAATCCAAAGCCATCGTCATGGACCTGAGCAGCGATGAAGATGACGATGAAGAAGACGAGAAGGTCGGAGCTTCGGCCGAGGCGGAGGGATCCGATGCAGAGGAGAAGAGAtcaaagaaagatgaagaggaggaggaagagcggTCTGATAAGTCGGAGGAGTCTGCAgacgatgaagaggaggaggaggaggaagaagaagaagaagaggaggaatctgatgatgatgatgatgatgatagtgag TCAAAGTCCAGCAGAGGGAAATCTGCGTCTAAGAAATCCACATCGCTGAAAAGACAAAGGACACCAGCGAAGAAGACGGCTCCTCCGAAAAAGAGAGCGAAGAAGGAAGTTTCAGACGAGTCGGAGTCGGACAGTGAAGCTAAAGAGAAG CCTAAAAAGAAGAAGACGGCTCCGGCAAAACCTGCTGCCAAAACTAAGAAGgccgacagcagcagcaacagcaaaaacaacacGAACACAG CAGAGGACAGCTCAGACGATGACGAGCCGCTCATTAAGATGGTGAAGAAATCTCCGACTGACGAGCAGCTGAAGCAGACGGTCCAGAGTCTCCTGAAGGAAGCCGACCTGGAGGAGATGACCATGAAGCAGATCTGCCAGAAG gtATTTGACACTTACCCCGACCACGACCTGACCAGCAAGAAGGACTACATCAAACAGACAGTCAAATCT CTCATCACATGA